In Aricia agestis chromosome 5, ilAriAges1.1, whole genome shotgun sequence, the genomic stretch ttgttaattatatGACCTCCTTTCAGTGATTCTATCCTTTCAGATGCTATAATGAATCTGGTACTAAGCCGATTctaaaataattggccaagtgcgagtcggactcgtgcacgaagggttccgtaccgttatagagcgcaTATAGGGAaacaattgtgttttttgcatgagagcccctcttaattatttattttaattttattatttaatattaaagtacacatataattgaggattttgtaaaaatttcaagtgtttaTATGTTGCCAtatatggattacgagccaaaaagaccaaaaaaataacgtttgttgtctGGGAGCCCtgcttaaatattaactttattttgtttttagtatttgttgttatagcggcaccagaaatacataacctgtgaaaatttcacaagtatagctatagcggttcttgagttacagcctggagatagatagacagacatgagacagaatagggtcccgttattaccctttgggtacggaaccctaaaaaagatcaAGATTCTGGATTTccaataatacaattattatgtatatttgtatCTAGTTAATCAATTTCACTTGGTGACTTTTCCGGATATCTCTAATACCTAGATTAGTACCTTGTTTATACCTAGCAGAACGTCTTACTTGAAGGAATTGTGATAACACTCAAATTAAGGTCTTTCctgtattaaataatttgataagtcctaaaaattttttatataagtatcgccattatttttgtcattaaataatatgcataatgttgtaagaatattatgatacttcggtatatagagatacaatatacacaattATAGCTGTAGACATCATTTCGCTGTTCTAAAAATAGGCAATGGCTCAGTAACGACCCTTGTCGTACACCgtaaagtttttgtaactaACTCGATTTCGGTTAACATAAGTTCAACTATAGGTAATATACGGCTACGGAAAAAGGAATTTTGTATGCTACTGTTCTAATCGATTGATTTGTAGCTTGTTCTAAGCTTTACACTTTTAGGTAGGTCTTACAAGGAGCTTTATAGAAATCTCAAagtaacaattttattataacattgGTCCTAgatttcttaataatattataataatgatataatgatataattttgtgttttattaatttatcaattaaatttttttagcaagaaagagagaaaaaaagttaatagttgAGAAGCTCaaacaaacattttcaaaaGTGTTGTTTGTAGGGAAATGTAATAACTAATCAAATAACTTTGGGTAGGCAATAAAGAAAACACCAGGGCACTGTTTATcactttttataatttattttcacaacatttttttatttaattttctgtAAAATTTACAATAGCTTAAAACTCTTCACAAATATATAGTTCATTAGACCAACAACAGCGTTCGCACGCATGTCCCACGAAACAGACAACTTGGAAGAGAAAAAATAACtataaatgtaaatatatttgataaaaactattcaatAATCTTATACAACATAAGGCTTTATACTAGCATCCCCTTATCTAGAGAGTCGGCTGGCCTGGGCACTGCGTAAACATATGAGCGGGCCCAGGCACCGCGTTGACACTGGTCGACACAGACGACATCAGAAAACATGCGACGACCGTTGCCGAAGCTACCACAAGTAGCCGACAGCATGACGTCGCATAATGACCATTGTCGACTGTGCAATAGACGGTACCGTCGACAACCGACGACGTGCGATGACCGTTGTCGACGCTACCACACCAGTCGACAGAGAATTTAAACGATAAGAACATAATTGATAGGGGGTCGATTCTAAGAAGCATTATCGCGTCATTGTTATTCtgtaaacacaaaaaaatatgaagtttaAAAACAGGAAACACTAAGCCAGCGATAAAACGCTGCAAATATTTTTTCCCGTATATTTCTTTGTATGTTTATTGTAAGTCATCTCTTGTAAAGACTGTTTCAGCGGCAGAAAATATTCATTATAAACCGTAGGAAGGAAAACAATGTATTTGTAGTCAACAATCATGTTTCTTATCGATTAAATAATTCTGTCGACCAGTACAATGATAGGCAACAGTAATCCGAGCAAggatcaataattattattgtacctacatGTATTTCTTAAATCAGATTATCATGTGAGCGTACTGTGACGTACATTAGTAATTAGCTTTCAGATTAGTGTCTTCTCAAATTATTCTATTTATACCGAGTGCATCAGTGAAATTGTTATAGTTATTAAACATTTCGATCCCGtctttattatcatttatcctGATTTAAGTAGGTTATACTCTCTGATCATTTTTGGTCGAATTTCTTTTGCCTCGAACAATTTAAGTATCAACGCACATTTTCGACGCTTGtgattttttcaaaattattatgctCCGTAAACTTACTGAACGTAAGAAATTTCCGAACTAAACACTAAATACTGCAAAAGATTAACCGATACGGGTggataatttaaaaaagcacACAAACGCCTCGCgaattaagattaaaataaacataaatgtaaGGCTAGCTGAAACTGATGGTAACtacagaatataaaaaaaaccctaaaCTACCTGCGATGTCTCTCTGTAAATATAATTAGACCGTTTACATGGAAGCGACCGCGTATATACAGGAAGATACAGGACTTAGACCGACATCCGTATACAATCGTTAcactaaatatatttccattatATAAATTAAGTTCTTAAAAACTCACTTTAACGGTTATAGTGAGACCATAAAATACGTTTGGCTATTTAATTCGTAAAGGTACCTCGTCACGTCGGCCTAGCTACGACGAGCTACTTACATcagaaataaattacaaaatttcaaaattgtataaCGGACTTCATAGTCGAGAGGAGGTAGTCGTGAGACAGAGATAGCAATTCAATCACAGTAGCGGCGACTCACTTTGCAAATagtatatcaaaatataaacaattttatgaCCAATATAATAAAGACCCCCTAGGCAAGGAATAAATGCTTACAAACGGAAACGGAATTGAATGCGCATGTATGAATGTTCTTTTGTTGAAGTTTTGATCATCAGTGAACAATTCTACACGCAGATTCTATTCTGTTTAATTTCggtttattttgtgttcaagCCCTATATTTCCAAAACCCAGATGTTCAACCCCGTTCTACGTATCGTCATTTTGAGACCGGGGGTTGAAAATGGAGTTAAATACAGAATAAACCTTAATTTCCTAAGCGCAAGTCATTTGTATTTTTCATTCAGGTTGTAAAAGCCCTATAGAATACTTCTTGCAAAATAAAGTCTAGAAAAGTGACAAAATAGTTTGTAAAACTTGTCAGAAGGATAACGCCTGTCTCAGTCAAGCGGTATTTCATTCCTTAATTAATGTAATAGTTAATCCCACTATTATGTACTTCGATTAACTATAAGTACGATACTTGTAGATGTAGATAATATCCACATAACTGATAATAATGAAACAGATAACTTTGTTGCAATTTGTTTGCAGCCGACGACGCCACATCATGAGGGTATGCTCTTGCAAGTAAATGAACTTTATTACCGTGATGTAGCGATTGAAATGGATTGTACCATAAAATCTAATGTTAAGTGATTTTTCCATATTTGCGGCGGGGGTAGTTCGTACACTTCTTCTATTTCATTATTATCAGTTCTGTAATAATAACAAAGCTAGACTCGTTCGGCCCATTCAAAACGACGAATCGGTTATGTAAAGACATCAAAAATATCATCTTTGTGAAGTAACAACATTTACAGTAAACGAAATGGGCGAATCGACCTAAGCTAGCGACAATTTTCAATGATTTCTCGAGGAAATTTTGCAAACTAATAAAATGAGATCTGAAATTTTGGTTCGATAGGAGCAGCCAGATTGTTCCGACGATTTAAGAGAGGGGAGAGGAGAGGTGTAACTTGTACTTCGAAGTTTAACATCGTATCGACTAAGGGGGAATCTAGTTCattgtatactttaataatacgCGTTGGCAAAACATACACGAGATGGCCGGACACAGTTGACACTCATTCGTATAACTACAATATATCATTAAAatacaacaatattatataattctATTGAATTTATCTagataattttatgtaagtatcgtcgataacattataataatctacAACAATTAAATCACAATTTTCCATACATCTACCGACGTAATGAGAAGACTACGAGAAGTTCTAAGTACTCTGTTAATATATGACTTCGCTACTTGTAAATGTTCCTAAAATATTTTACCATTATGGTGTTTTATATTAACATCGACTCGGATGTCGTAGGCGTCCCccatttttttgattttttaaatattttatattttttgtttatattttacctTAACTTTGTAGCTCGGGCCGCTCACGACATCCGGGCGAGTATAGATACGATTATCTTTCGGAGcaacaacaatattaaaatatgtttacagTTTCATAGAGGAACGGAACCGTTGTCTGACCGTTTTCAAACCGATACAAATATACTTCGAATCTTACAATAGATATAATGCCATATTTGAATGCGACTCGACGGAGTCAAAAAGTGATCGAACATGGATTTAGTTTACAGCATGGATACAATATGGATGAGCTCGCTCGTCGGCGCCGGGGCGGCCCCGCGGGTGCTGCTCACTGCTTAGTGCTAGTGCCGCTCCGGCGCGGGGACGACCTACACGTCCGAAGCTTAAAATAACTAACTAGTCTTTTTATAGGCTGACAGACTCCGTCGCGTCCGTCGGGCCGCGAAAATAATTTTCGTACTGCTGACATATTAATGTATCAACACGAAAGGAGTACGACTAGAAATTATCCCCCGCCCCGACGGAGCGGACGGGCGAGTCGCTCCCCAATTGACGAGAATCGAATCGATCCAATTGACGTCGGCCGCGCGGCGCTACACTATATACATTTGGCACTAAATTCATGAGAGGAGGGGGCAGGGTCACGCGGGGCAGAcggggggcggcggcgggcaGCAGTCGCAGAcggggggcggcggcggctgcGGGCAGCACGCGGCGCACGCGCACACGCACACCACGTACGGCGGCGGCAGCAGCGGCACCAGTACGGCGCGCGCGCACAGCTCGCGGCACGCCAGCCCCGCGATCAGCGCCAGCGTCTGCCGCCGCTCGTGCCCCATCAGGCACACCGTCGACTCGCGCACCACGCCGTGCAGCAGCGTCAGGTACCTGCCACATCCGGAACGACAATACAATTAGGCTCTTGTTGTGCGTACAAATATAAATAGTCAATGGATGGTATGTTCGTGAGGGACATTTTTctggaaaaattgtaaattaatttaatatgacTTTGCAAATGaactatgataataattttctgaatattttaTTGAGTAGCGACATATAGCAAGATGCTCACCTATGCTTCAGCGCCTCCTCCTCCCGCCCCACGAAGTGATTCCGCAGGTACGCCTCCAGCTTGGCACGTTGTTGCCCGAGTTCCGGGAAGTCTATGAAGAATCGCGAGCACATGTAGCGCTCGAGGATCTTGATCTTGTCCGGCCGCGCGGGCCGGTAGCCCTTCGCCAGCAGCGCGCAGTACTTGAGGAGGCCGCCCCCCCGGATCTCCTCCGGCTGGCGCGTGGCGATCAGCTTCTCCGACAGGTGCAGCAGCGCCTCGCCGAAGTCGCCGTACACGGACTCGCCAACCACCGTCGGGTAGAAGTTCTCGCCGATCGGCAGCTGCGCGCACTCGTGGAACGCGAGCAGGGAGTCTAGGGCGATCTGGAACGAGTCCACTGAGAACTCGAACTGGCGGCGCATCGTGTCCACGAACTTGAGCTCGACCGACTTGTGGCCCCGCGAGTTCCCGAGGGAGATAAGCGACCACCGGTCCCCGTCCGAGTTGACGCGCACCATCTTGGAGACGTAGGCCTCCTTGAGGCCGGCTGGggtggcgcggcggcgcggcgtggTGGGCGGCAGCAGCGTGGCCAGGTGGCCGAGCACGGCGGCCTTGACGCGGTCGCAGTGGCGCGCGGTGGGCAGGTCGGCGGTGAAGATGAGGTCGATGTCGGAGTAGGGCTGCGGGCGGTCTGCCAGCACGTGCGAGGCGGCGCCGCCGTTGAGGCGCACGTCGCGCACGGCCACGCCGGCGCCGCCGTCCACCTGCGCGGCGGTGAGGCGCGCGCGCACGCCGGCCACCAGCTCGCGCAGGCGCACGTGCAGCGTGGGGAAGTTGCCGCGCCCGGGGATGGCCACCACCTCGTCCATCACGTCGTTCAGCCGCCGCACCTGCTCGTAGCTCAGCACGGCGTGCCGCTCGCCGCCGCAGCCTTCTTCAGAAGAGGTGTAGCTCGATTCGCTCTGTAACAACAGTATAGTAACATGAGCATTGCTGCGTACAAAAGACGTTGCTGACGGGCTGGTCACGTAAACGGTAAAAGTTTATATTGTGGAATCTATCGTTGCAGTCCGTACTcgtatgcaaattattttagtgcaaaaaaatagcaaaatgtaaaaatacagtttacagcggggctaaaatggtaacttttagcaattcctctcaatcaattcagcgacgATATTACGAGCAATATCCTCGGtaattcatttaattttgtaaaataacgtccTACGTCAACGGCAATTTAATTCattagcagattcataattgaaactgtattgccattctgaaaaacataaaaacgaacatgaccggttttttttctacatttatttatgattttatgtataatccacgaaatatttgatataattgttatattttatgtattaaactgtacatttattgtatatttgttcattaaaatcatttctaaaaacaaaatgttgtttaataatttcaccataatcttcaaaaatcgttatattttcgtaaggttactgccgcaagggcatctatgcccatataacaatgtgaaaatttaaccgatacttgaaattattaattatatggaaacataatatggtgattttgatttaaagagaagtatcctaagcatatgctacctaccaaaaagtaagattttgcaccaaggtatgctttggttccgaagatactaagagaactccggattgcttatagataaaagtttgggggttccggcgttgttttactaagaaagcatattataatgctactatgtaaattacattcatcatcatcactaccatcacaccacagatcaattatacataagactcttgaatcccataaaaaacagcgtgtctgcagtttttagttctcatctgaacgatagatggcgttgagtgtatcaaataagcctaacaaataaaaaatacaataaataaatgcaccatctagtagactatttttaaaacacgttcacaaaatgcaaaattctcccaaagatgtcgctgattaattttaatcggaaatgacatttattaaaactttcttaactcttttagtttttggctcttttaaaatatctatatttttttataaatatagatactaaaaaaattgattttttttaatccgtcggcgggattcgaacccgtgattcccggcttgagctaccaatgcgctcatccatctgatttctgacattatgaaattactaaaaacaaaataaattaaatatttaaggcgggctatatgtagcttcactctgcatcctctatcagttgtatcacggggagtgctctgaggaattattcggaatcatacctcctgcaacttttcgccatcgccccacgcgaaaaatatacttaccatcctcatcaccttgatgagtctTTCACCGTGAATTTTTCGcgtgactcacgactcacaaaattatgctcgtttggcctcaccctaagggttccttgttgactacggaaccctaaaatatgcatcatgtcgaatttttttttatgaaataagggggcaaacgagcaaacgggtcacggctCACGGATcactgaataattaaattaatcaacaaTCTTGCGCGTAAATAAATAGTACGAGCACACCCGCGTGCACTGTGCAGTGTTCGCTGTAAATAAGAACAAGTATGACATGTCCGTGTTCGCGTGGAATGGCACGTAATTTCAaacgcggtacaagacggtaagtatagatgtccgcatctggcacagtaaaatttaatacagacagacagacggcctgacagaccgaaactttaagggttccttgttgactacggaaccctaaaaagtaggtaagcacaaatcttgcgaaaaaactttggtgctcgaagttgggctttgagtgagatttcgtgcgtctactaacatgaacggaaggtgtcgcgtcgaactggcatcgttgcataccaaaaattaccgttaaaaatatcagtattaataacgttatttttatacctataggtatctaaaaatgttacccacagacttgtatgaatattaacgaaatgtgtcgcgtcgaactggcaacgtcgcataccagaaaataacgatatttttaccggtaataataacggcattttttaaactatatttaaatgttatgttcctactagatatcgttaaaaatatcgttaagctacccttataaaaataacggtacgtaacggtaatttttctagtaatcgataacgttatgaagccatgctggcaacattttttactttagtgatgtttgtatacaaacttcaaagttttgaaaccgactttgtaattttaaatttctttagttaaacaatttctataatgtattacgacataagaatagttctaagatcaaagatgacgtttatagtaacatttgatgattctgatttttacgacttttcatagaaaaatgtcaaacaaatgaattgcttagtacgaatcattaaatgaattgcacgataagagaagtttaaaaatgaatcgtaaatgattcattgtatgattcaactaagcgaccattttagccccgcagttcttTCTGTACAAATCATATTGTCAtaatatcacagaatatatattagtagtaccaacagaattcccactcgtgaaacccgtttaaaaaaataacaactcatgctacgatactataaagttcaaattccgaccgcgcagtgctaggtgcctacaattatatttgcctacatgtgcgctctctttctatcgcgtaagaggtaccctttctgacgaaatcaagattgtcaccttttagaaaataaaataatcttcttttaattactatagcaaCTAACAGCAaactttttttatagtaattatcaaattttagtaacccaacgtatattttataatagttttatattcgattatgatgtaggagctggtcaggaattttttacaacttaaacatagtaacttgtgtttatttacgtgtagtatgcggtttgtttgtaacaaattggtttatttgctatgtttgtgtattttttatatttttttgtattttaaagtcttaaattaggtactttattgaaatatttctttgacttttttcaattgttcatatttatcagattaataacgattatgtcacagcggttaaatcagtatgtAGATATATATGCGacaaaaaaatcttgcgcgtgcgtcaccgctcgcttgtgagtcccttgtgatctgcccctttaaaggggtacttacagttcgatacctaaacgcgcgagtgggacaggtctgataatattaaaagacaTGACGTAATCACTTGAAGACATAGagttaataaaaacattacGCAAATCAAGGTCGCGCATTTATTAATGAAATTACACCTTATGCGCTGGAATTGTTAAGAAaattaacttatattattatgcttgaCTAACAACTGCTGTTAACGCTTTAaacaatattaacaaaaaataagaaatttaacTAAGAAGTACACGCAATTATTTAGCAAATGGAAATATCATGTTATAAACTAGGAAGAACTCTATATCACTAAACAACAGTGTCAATAAAACATCTCCGAGAATTTTGGCACAAGTTCAATGATTCGTATTGTGTAATAATGTTTCACTTTCACGAAGTGAATCACGTGGGAAGTGTCACGGGAACTATCATATCATGTGAAACAAATAAATCATTGGTGATCAATTTTGGTCCAAGATCTCCACTCCTAGTATGAACAATAAAAGAAGCAAAGTTTCTTATATTCTCTTGACTAATTATTGACTTCAATCACTAGTCGGATCAACGcgtacatttaaatatttaacattgaGATCAGGGCGTTCCGATATTATTGCTGTATCCTGTcccacttattattatttattcacagtATCAATGGCAATTGATAATTCTATTGTGTCGTAATTGTAGTTGTCAATTTCTCTCAACCTTGTGTAGTTATCGTCGCATACGCACAGGAAAAGTCGAACTAATCTTACTGGGTCAATGCAGAcggcttatttttatttaattcgaTTTTTCGAGGACTAGTTTTTGCAAAAAGTGGCATAGCGTAGCTTTGATGATTGATATCCTGTGTTAATATACaatgattgtataatattaattgagcTATTGAtttaacaatataaattatacgaGAATCGTTACAAAAATACTGAGTTATTATCAGTAAAATGTACATTAAATTTCTATAAGAGTAAGGAATTAAGTAAACAGAATCT encodes the following:
- the LOC121727236 gene encoding terminal nucleotidyltransferase 5C isoform X1, translated to MADIMCEDVGYEYDTTKIPDIVTPDEMAESGYQDSERSFGECEKGWAKDWERRDSKDFESQGDSKEGFCDSDSGVDGSGCSTDDCPVVSANDVLAYYDVRPRRRRAPPLNFYHVDIERMAMDAIVQSESSYTSSEEGCGGERHAVLSYEQVRRLNDVMDEVVAIPGRGNFPTLHVRLRELVAGVRARLTAAQVDGGAGVAVRDVRLNGGAASHVLADRPQPYSDIDLIFTADLPTARHCDRVKAAVLGHLATLLPPTTPRRRATPAGLKEAYVSKMVRVNSDGDRWSLISLGNSRGHKSVELKFVDTMRRQFEFSVDSFQIALDSLLAFHECAQLPIGENFYPTVVGESVYGDFGEALLHLSEKLIATRQPEEIRGGGLLKYCALLAKGYRPARPDKIKILERYMCSRFFIDFPELGQQRAKLEAYLRNHFVGREEEALKHRYLTLLHGVVRESTVCLMGHERRQTLALIAGLACRELCARAVLVPLLPPPYVVCVCACAACCPQPPPPPVCDCCPPPPPVCPA
- the LOC121727236 gene encoding terminal nucleotidyltransferase 5C isoform X2; protein product: MGVIKVTPDCLFSACDMLDDMRSESSYTSSEEGCGGERHAVLSYEQVRRLNDVMDEVVAIPGRGNFPTLHVRLRELVAGVRARLTAAQVDGGAGVAVRDVRLNGGAASHVLADRPQPYSDIDLIFTADLPTARHCDRVKAAVLGHLATLLPPTTPRRRATPAGLKEAYVSKMVRVNSDGDRWSLISLGNSRGHKSVELKFVDTMRRQFEFSVDSFQIALDSLLAFHECAQLPIGENFYPTVVGESVYGDFGEALLHLSEKLIATRQPEEIRGGGLLKYCALLAKGYRPARPDKIKILERYMCSRFFIDFPELGQQRAKLEAYLRNHFVGREEEALKHRYLTLLHGVVRESTVCLMGHERRQTLALIAGLACRELCARAVLVPLLPPPYVVCVCACAACCPQPPPPPVCDCCPPPPPVCPA